From the genome of Nasonia vitripennis strain AsymCx chromosome 1, Nvit_psr_1.1, whole genome shotgun sequence, one region includes:
- the LOC103317965 gene encoding uncharacterized protein LOC103317965, which yields MTAEQEQSGRKSNRGHQLAYVVASSRSHDPLDKEPSTSGATPKRDGKKDSAGAAHHQRVLRSSNRSGNARKNCSKHFDNSSPQHTLYSPSPEPESRDSTTSTDTIPHQPRKRKTKQCKKVQQYVPPSRGPPTIYDYEQYLELQEYLAQRRKNIVPVSYAAPKLYESYSMNLRSYKLAGNASVQANVSPPPSLMGSMKDLYVEQEEDRRDLRMRHVVEMEKLALQRGLQYRTKAARNRWTLGKRKCK from the exons ATGACTGCGGAGCAGGAGCAGAGCGGCAGAAAATCGAATCGCGGCCATCAGCTGGCCTACGTCGTGGCGAGTTCAAGGAGCCACGATCCGCTGGATAAGGAGCCGAGCACGAGCGGAGCAACGCCGAAGCGCGATGGCAAAAAGGACTCTGCTGGCGCAGCGCATCATCAGCGTGTTCTCAGAAGTTCCAATCGATCAGGCAACGCTCGTAAAAACTGCTCGAAACATTTCGACAACTCGTCACCGCAACACACTCTTTACTCGCCGAGTCCCGAGCCCGAATCAAGAGATTCGACAACGAGTACCGATACGATACCACATCAGCcgaggaaaagaaaaacgaagcAGTGTAAAAAGGTGCAGCAGTACGTTCCTCCGTCGAGAGGCCCGCCGACCATTTATGACTATGAACAATATTTAGAACTGCAGGAATAC CTCGCGCAAAGAAGGAAAAATATAGTTCCCGTTTCGTATGCAGCTCCCAAACTTTACGAGAGCTACTCGATGAATCTACGTAGTTATAAACTAGCCGGCAACGCGAGTGTGCAAGCGAACGTCAGTCCACCACCCAGTCTGATGGGTTCGATGAAAGACTTGTACGTCGAGCAAGAAGAAGACCGACGTGACTTGAGAATGCGGCACGTCGTGGAGATGGAGAAACTAGCCTT ACAAAGAGGTTTACAGTATCGTACTAAAGCAGCCAGAAACAGATGGACACTCGGGAAACGGAAGTGTAAATAG